The Misgurnus anguillicaudatus chromosome 12, ASM2758022v2, whole genome shotgun sequence region AATATTTGTTGAAACAAACGGACTCTATCTTCAAGGTTCTCGATAAAGCTAAAATCATACTCTAGAAGCTCTGCCAACCCTCTCTCTATCTTCTGTTGTTGAATCAGTTCTTCTGCTTCTTCGTACATTTCTTGAGTAAAGCAATTTCCCCCATTGGCTGCCACCATCTCATCAATTTTCTTTATTAATTCTTTCACCTGGTCTCGATCTTTCATCTTAGTGTTATCAAACACCACATATCTACTTCCACAGCTCTGGATGACTCTTCTAAGGTCTTCGTGACCACTTTGGAcatattgttttattgtttgacCCTTCAGTGCATCACCATGAGTGAAGACCAATATCATGTATTTTGAAGCTTCTTCTCCAAAGATCTCTTGTAGAGCTCGAACCGAATTTTGCTCCTCGGTTGTGAAACGGCCAATTTGTATCACCAGCAGGAACGCATGAGGACCTGGTGCTGACACCTGGATGCATCTCACGATTTCTTGTTTGATGTCGTCTATCGGTTTACTAGTATCCAAGACTCCAGGCGTGTCAATCACATAAATGTTTCTTTGGTCATTCACCATTTCTTTTCTGCATCTATGAGTAACAGAGTTTGCAGAAGGGGATGAATCAAAAGCCCTTCTACCAAGAATGGTGTTTCCGACTGCACTTTTCCCAACTCCAGTTTTTCCAATCAGTACAATGCGAAGTGGCGTGTCTAGAATATTAAACACAGCAAAGTATACTTAGTAAATCATACTTAATTCAAGTAATGTACAAAAATAATGttagaaaacataaaaatgtattgaaTAAGCCAGTTACCTTGTTTTTTTGCTGCTGAAAAACAGCAAGGAAACAGACGCTTTAAACATTCGCTCATTCTTTCTTCTCTAAGCAGTCAGCTGAACTGCCAATGAATGTTTAGTGTGACTGCATTATTGTATCAGCATTGCTGTGCATGTGATCTCCACCCCTTCCATATTTATTGAACTTGTTTTTACTTTCACTTGATCACCACGCCTGATCATTTCAGGCAAATGCAATGAGAAATGTTTCTCCTAACTACAAGATTGTATTCGTTAACATTCACCCAAATCAGTGTAGTCTGCCAGTATACTGTATCAGCAACTAGTTTTGACCCTTGTGaatgttttatgatacttttttACAGTTGAATTACAGTGAATTTTATTATTTACGGTTTATCTGAGTGTTTCCTGGTACATAACATCTATTTAAATTTTAGTTGTTGATTAAGTCACGTATTAATGCTGACACACCACAGACAGATTCTGAAGatatacatatacagtacatacaatattaaagtaagttACAGTGATTATGGGAAATTTTGAATCTTGAATGACACATAAAAGGAAGCCATAAAACCAGGAAAAGCttgtatttcataaaaatgtcACGTCACCATATTCTTTATCACAGTCTTGATCTCCACAGTTCACAGTTCATCACCTCAGTAATAACAGATGTACTGCATTAtctacattgtaaaaagtgtaagttggatctacttaaaaaatacttcaattggtaacacctaaaaatgttAGACTTTAATTTTTCCACTTTAAGGGAAAATCTTAATgtgaaaaacctttaaaaaacttTATCAAGTTGAAAACACTTGaatatttttaggtgttaccaaagtatttttttaaaggaacagtatgtaagaaatttatatcaattaatcataaaatggccctgatatgtcactagacattaagaaatcattttcatttcaaatacttatatcactcacaacagtggtctggccaggatattgtcatttaaaaagtggagttgcagccctcaactgatgtttatgttgtcattttgtgtattggccaccagttgtggtattgcagtaccagttttagccacaagttttgtgattgcaataccagttttgaccacaatcctacatactgttcctttaagttaatccaactttcactttttatagTGTAGAGACAATGATTAAATGGGTTAAGTTGTATGAACTGTGGGAATAAGAATGTTTTGCAGACTGGATTGTTGaatcaataggctttatgcccagttGCACTatttcctgaacttcagccagctccttgtttcctgtctgccattattggacaaactgattaatccaggtgtgtctgattattgttgttgttactactgaggtcaggcacacctggattaatcagtttatTTGTGACTACtaaggtcaggcacacctggattaatcagtttgtccaataatggcagccaggaaacaaagagctggctgaagttcaggaagtagtgcagctgggcataaaacCTATTTCCTGACAGCtgtagtaaaaaaatatatgatttAAAGATGAACTATGTCAGCATTTCTGTTTAGATGCAATAAATTATGCAGGTGATATGTCAGATTTTGAAATAAGAATCTCGAGATTTGATACTAAGAGGTCAGAATACAGAAAATGCCATGTTCATTACTGTGCAAAGTCTTAGGCTAATTTACACTGATCTATCTGTGCGCCCAGGGACAggccaacaatgggttaaaaacaatccaaaattaCAACCCAAGGTGCTGGGCTCATCCCTGTTCGACCAAATGCTGGGTAGAAAAAATCCAGCATTTTTCAACAAAGATAAACACTGTAGCTGTTACCTACATAATAAGTGACTTGACGTGTTTTACAAGACATGGCCAAGCCCATTTTTCTCCTGCATTAAAGACAAGATGATATTCACTTTCATTTACTAAGGATCTATGCTGTCTATAGGGCTGGAGAAAAGTGTCATGATTTTTACTGTGCTCATCAATTATTTGTGAAACCAGAATTCAGCATGTCAAAAAGTAAggtttttttgtaatattttttgtaagTTACTTGTATTCTTTCCTTTTCTGTGTTTcagtattttttaagaattttcttataaattaatttaattgatCTCTCTCCATCTTAAGAAAATGGAGCCATAACATTGCATCACATctgaattataatttttttatttgttatggcAGAGGATGCAAATGTCCATCAATCTCGTAAAGACATCACTTTGGTGTTGCTGGGAATAAACAGCGAAGACAAGTGTATGATAGGCAATGCAATCGTCCAAGAAGATTGCTTTGGGGCTGAAACGGAAACGCAAGGGAGGCTGAAACAAGGAGATGATCAATTCATCTTTGTTATCAACACTCCAGATAAATTGGACTGGCTGACCTCAAAACCAAAAGACACCAGAGAAGAACTGAAGCCATCATATGCAGGTCCACGTGTGTTTCTCTTGGTACTGCAGGGGGGCACACAGATAAAAAAAGAAGCAGGGTTGTTCCGCCTAATGAAAGAGAAATTTGGAGAGACAATGGTAGAAAACACAATCATTATGCTGATTAGTGACAGAGAGGAACGCTTTAAAGAGGCTTATGAGCGAGCTGATGAAAACCTCAAAAAACTTCTGGATGAGTGCAGAAATAGAGTTTGTAttcatgataaaaataaaggcaTGAAAGATCCTGAGCTGATCAAACAGATTAAGAAGATACTGGATCAAATGCAGAAGCGGGGTCAGGAATCAACCAACACTGCATCTGGTGATGACAAGTAAGAAATataagacacacacaaacatttaccTGTATTGTGACTTTTAAGTGAAACATTTTTGAGAAACAAGACTTTGACCTGAAATTTCCTTCTCTCTCTTTTGTAAAGCTATAACTAAACCTGTAATGTCATTTTACTCCTGTAGCATGAATGAGACAATTGATAAGAATGAACTGATGACGCACACTGATGAAAATAAAGGTAATATTAAAGATTTTACCCTTCCTtcaagaaaataacaaatgtgttaATCATTTTATCTGCCGGTTAAGTCAGAGTACACTACAGTAGTTTACTGTTAACactccaaaaatgtttttagcattttctTCCAAACTCCGTGGTTTTTTAAATGTGGTTTTGGTTAGACACTTTAAAGAGATAGATcacccaaaattaaaattactacagggtggtttcccagacagggattggcttaaaccaggactaggccttagttaaatgaGGTTATTTAAGTCATTTATAAAAGcatactttataaataaacattactggtgtgcatcttgagacacaaCACTTGAACTTATAAATTTTAAGATATGTGACCAGTCatggaaagtagggacacaagtcggatctggggcattttgagttattcatagattgtgaaagtgcagattctaagctttccaacgatgtgtaacacatggaaatctgataagatttggagaagttgtggccatttgaatgtaacacattcaagaaagagaatgctgagaaatttgagaaagaaaaaagttaacactttccc contains the following coding sequences:
- the LOC129445868 gene encoding GTPase IMAP family member 9-like, with translation MSECLKRLFPCCFSAAKKQDTPLRIVLIGKTGVGKSAVGNTILGRRAFDSSPSANSVTHRCRKEMVNDQRNIYVIDTPGVLDTSKPIDDIKQEIVRCIQVSAPGPHAFLLVIQIGRFTTEEQNSVRALQEIFGEEASKYMILVFTHGDALKGQTIKQYVQSGHEDLRRVIQSCGSRYVVFDNTKMKDRDQVKELIKKIDEMVAANGGNCFTQEMYEEAEELIQQQKIERGLAELLEYDFSFIENLEDRVRLFQQILLGHLYQNLGFDDKE